A section of the Triticum dicoccoides isolate Atlit2015 ecotype Zavitan chromosome 7A, WEW_v2.0, whole genome shotgun sequence genome encodes:
- the LOC119330369 gene encoding uncharacterized protein LOC119330369, whose translation MDRQSLLRRHDQEVVRPISNKGSPEAHEEEMIRAAVINRSAIATLQPRSASTFDVTLPEYPDKKFVPNFPLVMRDELTEDNDMTLNPGGVREKAWRDSYLTDLLSIHLRRLNGCNLLELCKDVLTGLTHKMTERRAANIMLLAWNMRQFDMVSHVFPVKNLCAAAADIDMNTLTTRPFGRSRTHTDPYVRPEGIEDDLYVAACAYISASTLRLFSKSPENYMTAVAKHIPHMFYRFYNIDFPLTGFKPDKKCIEALKLIYETKSAYRNTLAPFLYEFKGLGDAKRMCQMLYEQDLAFTGLHVVNLYLRACFGLHASLIQLGACLWHQMTKNTLISLCRVCRTYVVNPSVENSRETWKYARLYGTEYFPLLKSDKCNLLLCCLAIICKKLEISKNQDMMVIARTRKAEFIWKNSNVWANRAVLWFRANASPHHGRSQEVSSRIWDDAPSKKRTRADGTQDTRVAKSRNRNLQ comes from the exons ATGGACCGCCAGAGTTTGCTGCGGAGGCATGATCAG GAGGTTGTGAGGCCGATCTCAAACAAAGGTTCACCTGAAGCTCATGAGGAAGAAATGATTCGAGCTGCTGTAATAAACCGCTCGGCCATTGCCACACTTCAACCAAGGAGCGCTTCCACATTTGATGTCACTCTTCCAGAATATCCTGATAAGAAGTTTGTCCCAAATTTTCCACTTGTTATGAGAGATGAGCTAACGGAGGATAATGACATGACCCTGAACCCAGGAGGAGTCAGAGAAAAGGCTTGGAGAGACAGTTATCTGACAGATCTCCTGAGCATACATCTACGCAGGTTAAATGGGTGCAACTTATTGGAGCTCTGTAAGGATGTACTTACTGGATTAACCCATAAAATGACAGAGAGAAGGGCTGCAAATATCATGTTGTTAGCCTGGAACATGAGACAATTTGATATGGTGTCTCATGTATTTCCTGTTAAAAACCTGTGTGCAGCTGCGGCTGACATAGACATGAATACTTTGACAACAAGACCGTTTGGGAGAAGTCGCACTCATACAGACCCATATGTCAGGCCAGAGGGCATTGAAGATGATCTGTATGTTGCTGCATGTGCATACATATCGGCCAGTACACTCCGCTTGTTCAGTAAGTCACCTGAGAACTACATGACTGCAGTTGCTAAGCACATTCCACATATGTTCTACAGATTTTATAACATTGACTTTCCGCTTACCGGGTTTAAGCCAGATAAGAAATGCATTGAGGCCCTAAAACTTATATATGAGACAAAGTCGGCCTACAGGAACACCTTGGCCCCTTTCTTGTATGAGTTCAAGGGCCTCGGAGATGCAAAGAGAATGTGTCAGATGCTTTATGAGCAGGACTTGGCTTTTACAGGACTACATGTTGTAAACTTATACCTGCGTGCTTGCTTTGGACTACATGCATCACTCATTCAGCTAGGAGCATGTCTTTGGCATCAGATGACGAAGAACACTCTCATCTCACTGTGCAGAGTCTGCAGAACCTATGTTGTCAATCCATCTGTGGAGAATTCAAGAGAGACATGGAAATATGCACGGTTATATGGCACCGAGTATTTTCCTCTTCTTAAATCCGACAAGTGCAATCTTCTTCTATGTTGCCTGGCCATTATTTGCAAGAAGCTTGAAATAAGTAAAAATCAAGATATGATGGTGATTGCACGGACGAGGAAGGCTGAGTTTATATGGAAAAACTCAAACGTTTGGGCAAATAGGGCGGTGCTCTGGTTCAGAGCAAATGCTTCACCACACCATGGCAGATCACAGGAAGTCTCTTCAAGGATTTGGGATGATGCACCGTCAAAGAAAAGGACGAGGGCTGATGGGACCCAAGATACCAGAGTCGCAAAATCCAGAAATCGGAATCTTCAATAA